Proteins encoded by one window of Collimonas fungivorans:
- a CDS encoding DUF4255 domain-containing protein: protein MSQPNSDGGQVLRSVSESLRRLIRHHIPELQAESAVVFDSPGEIDSQDETRLSLYLYQTELNPYLRNLAPSLTRQAGAERQPTALKLTPAPLVVDLLYLMVPYARSAELELVLVDQLVRLFHDVAQLSGEWLDPVLKRSGNDNIAIVPDSGSIDTLRNIWAGFPNKTYKLTKLYTLSPVRIPSGLDLQADMVTQVDPAYLELP, encoded by the coding sequence ATGAGCCAGCCAAACAGCGATGGCGGACAGGTCCTGCGCAGCGTCAGCGAGTCGCTGCGGCGGCTGATCCGCCACCATATTCCCGAGCTGCAGGCAGAATCGGCGGTGGTGTTCGATTCGCCGGGCGAGATCGACAGCCAGGATGAAACCAGGCTGTCGCTCTACCTGTACCAGACCGAACTTAATCCCTACCTGCGCAACCTGGCGCCCAGCCTGACCCGACAGGCCGGGGCAGAGCGGCAGCCGACCGCGCTGAAGCTGACGCCCGCCCCGCTGGTGGTCGACCTGCTGTACCTGATGGTGCCGTACGCCAGGTCGGCTGAACTGGAGCTGGTGCTGGTGGACCAGCTGGTGCGGCTGTTCCATGACGTCGCCCAGCTGTCCGGGGAATGGCTGGATCCGGTGCTGAAACGGAGCGGCAACGACAACATCGCCATCGTGCCGGATTCCGGTTCCATCGATACCTTGCGCAATATCTGGGCCGGTTTTCCCAACAAGACTTACAAGTTGACCAAGCTGTACACGCTATCGCCGGTGCGGATTCCCTCTGGCCTGGACCTGCAGGCGGACATGGTGACCCAGGTCGATCCAGCCTACCTGGAACTGCCATGA
- a CDS encoding phage tail sheath family protein translates to MATTYRHPGIYIEEVPSARNIQGASTSTAAFVGVTEFGPFAQPTLITSWNAYQRQFGGLVWFGMVSWAVFEFFNEGGTACYVVRAVDSKGNGKAATGSASGIKMTAVTPGTWANILNFAVSNASGPDSAVSLVFNLSVVVDPAALKALPAGSSGATLQAYVAQNNLQPTAIGGKAYYVLESFNGYTAASMGAGGALANAVNTTSMFVRAETSGTTRPPNSGKSATPLAGGAAATWDFESATTTLSTVQGISLLAIPDTVNAADASGNPSQASQATSINGGLLFCEAAQNLFYVSDPPFGLDVQGIGNFKSGSATSPALNSSYGAIYYPWVWIYNPIAGANVPMPPSGPSLGRYAYTDNNVGVWKSPAGVNDGALLSVVQLQTQLTDSDQDILNPNGINAVRNFLNYGNVIWGARTLAANGSEWTYVSVRRLFIYVEQSLKQSLQWVVFEPNDQQTWASVTRDISAFLTTLWQSGGLFGASAAEAFFVTCDASNNPPETRSLGQLYIDVGLAPVFPAEFVIIRMTQKIAGPDSGS, encoded by the coding sequence TTGGCAACCACCTATCGTCATCCCGGCATTTACATCGAAGAAGTGCCGAGCGCCCGCAACATCCAGGGCGCATCGACCTCGACTGCAGCCTTCGTCGGCGTCACCGAGTTCGGCCCGTTCGCGCAACCGACCCTGATCACCAGCTGGAACGCCTACCAGCGCCAGTTCGGCGGACTGGTCTGGTTCGGCATGGTGTCCTGGGCAGTGTTCGAATTCTTCAACGAGGGCGGCACCGCCTGCTACGTGGTGCGGGCCGTCGATAGCAAAGGCAACGGCAAGGCAGCTACCGGATCGGCCAGCGGCATCAAGATGACCGCGGTCACACCCGGCACCTGGGCCAATATCCTGAATTTTGCGGTCAGCAACGCCAGCGGTCCTGACAGCGCGGTTTCCCTGGTATTCAATCTGAGCGTGGTGGTCGATCCGGCGGCGCTCAAGGCCCTGCCTGCAGGGTCGTCCGGCGCCACCTTGCAAGCCTATGTGGCGCAGAACAACCTGCAGCCGACCGCGATCGGCGGCAAGGCGTATTACGTGCTCGAGTCGTTCAACGGCTACACCGCAGCCAGCATGGGCGCAGGCGGCGCACTGGCGAACGCGGTCAACACTACCTCGATGTTTGTGCGGGCGGAGACCAGCGGCACCACGCGCCCGCCCAACAGCGGCAAGAGCGCGACGCCGCTGGCAGGGGGCGCCGCCGCCACCTGGGATTTCGAGAGCGCCACCACTACGCTCAGCACGGTGCAAGGCATCAGCCTGCTGGCCATCCCGGATACGGTCAACGCTGCCGACGCCAGCGGCAATCCGAGCCAGGCCTCGCAAGCTACCAGCATCAACGGCGGGCTGCTGTTCTGCGAAGCTGCGCAGAACCTGTTCTATGTCAGCGATCCGCCGTTCGGCCTGGATGTCCAGGGCATCGGCAATTTCAAGTCGGGCAGCGCGACCTCGCCGGCGCTCAATTCCAGCTATGGCGCCATCTACTATCCGTGGGTATGGATCTACAACCCGATCGCCGGCGCCAATGTGCCGATGCCGCCGTCCGGTCCTTCGCTCGGCCGTTACGCCTATACCGACAACAATGTCGGTGTCTGGAAATCGCCGGCCGGGGTCAACGATGGCGCGCTGCTAAGCGTGGTGCAGCTGCAGACCCAGCTCACCGATTCGGACCAGGACATCCTGAATCCGAACGGCATCAACGCGGTCCGCAATTTCCTCAATTACGGCAACGTGATCTGGGGCGCCCGCACGCTGGCTGCGAACGGCAGCGAATGGACTTATGTCAGCGTCAGGCGCCTGTTCATCTATGTCGAGCAAAGCCTGAAGCAGAGCTTGCAATGGGTGGTGTTCGAACCCAACGACCAGCAGACCTGGGCCTCGGTGACGCGCGACATCAGTGCTTTCCTGACCACCTTGTGGCAGTCCGGCGGCCTGTTCGGCGCCAGTGCGGCGGAGGCGTTCTTCGTGACTTGCGACGCTTCGAACAATCCGCCCGAGACACGTTCGCTGGGGCAGCTGTATATCGATGTCGGCCTGGCTCCGGTGTTTCCTGCCGAGTTCGTCATCATCCGCATGACGCAGAAAATCGCTGGCCCGGATTCCGGTTCATAA
- a CDS encoding phage tail protein, with the protein MATQLTNPYRGFRFQVEISGIQVAAFSEATIPDSTVETVEYREGTDPVYKRSFSGLTTFGKLSLKKGLTDSMELYNWHQLVALQGSTAKGAQKNISLILLDAGGAAKARWNVINAWPSKYESTGLNASSSDVMVETFELTIEYMTRVS; encoded by the coding sequence ATGGCCACACAACTAACCAATCCCTACCGCGGTTTCCGCTTCCAGGTGGAGATCTCGGGCATCCAGGTCGCGGCGTTTTCGGAAGCCACGATCCCGGACAGCACGGTCGAGACGGTCGAGTACCGGGAGGGCACCGATCCGGTCTACAAACGCTCATTTTCCGGCTTGACCACTTTCGGCAAGCTGAGCCTGAAAAAAGGCTTGACCGATTCGATGGAACTGTACAACTGGCACCAGCTGGTGGCGTTGCAGGGTTCCACTGCCAAAGGCGCGCAGAAAAACATTTCGCTGATACTGCTCGACGCCGGCGGCGCGGCCAAGGCGCGCTGGAATGTCATCAACGCCTGGCCCAGCAAGTACGAGAGCACCGGCCTGAACGCCTCGAGCAGCGACGTGATGGTGGAAACCTTCGAGCTGACCATCGAATACATGACCAGAGTGTCTTAA
- a CDS encoding DUF6760 family protein produces MYAEIAFLAYHFHWSYGEILAMEHAERRRWCGEISKINQTMNSDDRHKSLNLGA; encoded by the coding sequence CTGTATGCGGAAATTGCTTTTCTCGCATATCACTTTCACTGGTCGTACGGGGAAATCCTGGCAATGGAACACGCAGAGCGCCGTCGCTGGTGCGGGGAGATCAGCAAGATCAACCAGACCATGAACAGCGACGATCGGCACAAAAGCCTAAATTTGGGAGCATGA
- a CDS encoding phage tail protein has product MATGRNPSGGISQRKSGPPANPFKSYNFYVEVGGIVVGGFTTVEGLQSKIEVKSVRQGGVNDLEYKLGGQVTYVDLVLKAGITALDPMWLWYQAALNGKIKRQNGSIYLLDDEGNPTVSWNFYNAWPIEWQGPSLDAGQNLVASQSFTLAHEGIKKNSGSGG; this is encoded by the coding sequence ATGGCTACCGGCCGCAATCCATCCGGCGGAATATCGCAGCGTAAATCCGGCCCGCCGGCGAACCCGTTCAAGTCGTACAATTTTTATGTAGAGGTAGGCGGCATCGTGGTCGGCGGCTTCACCACGGTCGAGGGACTGCAGTCCAAAATCGAAGTCAAGAGCGTGCGCCAGGGTGGCGTCAACGATCTCGAATACAAGCTTGGCGGGCAGGTGACGTATGTCGACCTGGTGCTGAAGGCGGGCATCACTGCGCTGGATCCGATGTGGCTGTGGTACCAGGCCGCCTTGAACGGAAAGATCAAACGCCAGAACGGCTCGATCTACCTGCTGGACGACGAGGGCAATCCCACCGTCAGCTGGAATTTCTACAATGCCTGGCCGATCGAGTGGCAAGGGCCGAGCCTGGACGCCGGCCAGAACCTGGTGGCCAGCCAGAGCTTTACGCTGGCGCACGAGGGGATCAAGAAAAACAGCGGGAGCGGCGGCTGA
- a CDS encoding phage late control D family protein, translated as MPSVQTGGFRILKNRSALPTSVIAAIQSVRVEDEINIPTMFSFTLNIVSSGGAWQDVNLDIFKPGDEITVFLGLDSLQQMVSAEITAIEPHFSDYSTATIRGFDRMYWLKFGTRTRTYLNLDDNEIVSQVARAAGLTVKLPGSPAMVNDYVLQNNSSDYDFLMRRCAQLNYELLMDDTTLVFRPSAEGESPVKTMNYPTDISDLKLSLKLPTMGKQVTVKGYDITSNKVLTAVASSGSSQDKMGGKESGYQLAQAFPDSDIQLERPDLSTPEALQAIANAQYKRNLNQFIEGSTSVLGDPDMVAGVNVKLSGLSQRFNGIYYITSSVHSYDVNEGYQTEFKLRRTGV; from the coding sequence ATGCCTAGCGTCCAGACCGGCGGTTTCCGCATATTAAAGAACCGCAGCGCCTTGCCGACTTCGGTGATCGCGGCGATCCAGAGCGTGCGCGTGGAAGACGAGATAAACATCCCCACCATGTTCAGTTTTACCTTGAATATCGTCTCATCCGGCGGCGCCTGGCAGGACGTCAACCTGGATATCTTCAAGCCGGGCGACGAAATCACGGTATTCCTCGGCCTCGACAGCCTGCAGCAGATGGTCAGCGCGGAAATCACGGCGATCGAACCGCATTTCAGCGATTACTCTACCGCCACCATCCGCGGATTCGACCGCATGTATTGGCTGAAATTCGGCACCCGCACCAGGACCTACCTCAACCTGGACGACAATGAAATCGTTTCACAGGTAGCGCGCGCAGCCGGCCTGACCGTGAAATTGCCCGGCAGTCCGGCCATGGTCAACGACTATGTGTTGCAAAACAATTCCTCCGACTACGATTTCCTGATGCGCCGTTGTGCGCAGCTCAACTACGAGTTGCTGATGGACGATACCACCCTGGTGTTCCGGCCGTCGGCAGAGGGCGAGAGCCCGGTCAAGACCATGAACTATCCAACGGATATCAGCGACCTCAAGCTCAGCCTGAAATTGCCGACCATGGGCAAACAAGTCACGGTGAAGGGATACGACATCACATCGAACAAGGTGCTGACGGCGGTGGCGTCTTCCGGCAGTTCGCAGGACAAGATGGGCGGCAAGGAAAGCGGCTACCAGCTGGCGCAGGCTTTTCCGGATTCGGACATCCAGCTGGAGCGGCCCGACCTCAGCACGCCGGAAGCCCTGCAGGCAATCGCCAACGCCCAATACAAGCGCAACCTGAACCAGTTCATCGAGGGCAGCACCAGCGTGCTGGGCGATCCGGACATGGTGGCGGGCGTCAACGTCAAGCTGAGCGGCCTGAGCCAGCGTTTCAACGGCATTTATTACATCACTTCCAGCGTCCACAGCTATGACGTCAATGAAGGCTACCAGACTGAATTCAAACTTAGAAGGACAGGCGTATGA
- a CDS encoding phage baseplate assembly protein V, translating into MNPDEGFSSGSMTLGVTLGTVSDTKDDKGWGRVKVNFVLKGQEIESGWLQVMSFFAGPGYGAFFLPQPGDSALLAFADGDASQAYVLGFMWNGVQKPPLEVAQQQDVRVIKTKGGKTITLDDSEKENITIADSKNNRIVIDTANNKISISSEGDFAISAKGTLTISGAQVVVQNTAGSVKADLSSSAMQLQGGQSIKLSAAMIDLN; encoded by the coding sequence ATGAATCCAGACGAAGGATTTTCCTCGGGCAGCATGACGCTGGGCGTGACCTTGGGTACGGTCAGCGATACCAAGGACGATAAAGGGTGGGGCCGGGTCAAGGTCAATTTCGTCCTGAAGGGACAGGAAATCGAATCCGGCTGGCTGCAAGTCATGAGTTTTTTCGCCGGTCCCGGCTACGGCGCTTTTTTCCTGCCGCAGCCAGGCGATTCGGCGCTGCTGGCGTTTGCCGACGGCGACGCCAGCCAGGCATACGTGCTGGGTTTCATGTGGAATGGCGTGCAAAAGCCGCCGCTGGAAGTTGCGCAGCAACAGGACGTGCGTGTGATCAAGACCAAGGGCGGGAAAACCATCACGCTGGATGATTCCGAAAAGGAAAACATCACCATTGCCGACAGCAAGAATAACCGCATCGTGATCGATACCGCCAACAACAAGATATCCATCAGCAGCGAAGGCGATTTCGCCATCAGCGCCAAGGGCACGCTGACCATCAGCGGGGCGCAGGTGGTGGTGCAGAACACTGCCGGCAGCGTCAAGGCGGATTTGTCGAGCTCCGCCATGCAATTGCAGGGCGGGCAGAGCATCAAGCTGTCGGCCGCCATGATCGACTTGAATTAG
- a CDS encoding PAAR domain-containing protein gives MAQGAAKQGDSIVNAADIHIVLVPSPGGPVPTPQPFPFNGKITLNTSLNVRINSRPAATVGSMAQNLPPHIPASGAFQVPPTNLGQVVMGSMTVRINGKAAARAGDFCETCHDVPPAGPQGPPPTVQVLGLSTVNIG, from the coding sequence ATGGCACAAGGCGCCGCCAAGCAGGGCGACAGCATCGTCAACGCGGCCGATATCCATATCGTGCTGGTGCCGAGCCCGGGCGGGCCGGTGCCGACGCCGCAGCCGTTTCCGTTCAACGGCAAGATCACGCTCAACACCAGCCTGAATGTGCGCATCAACAGCCGGCCGGCGGCGACCGTGGGTTCGATGGCGCAAAACCTGCCGCCGCATATTCCTGCCAGCGGCGCCTTCCAGGTCCCACCCACCAACCTGGGTCAGGTGGTGATGGGCAGCATGACGGTGCGTATCAACGGCAAGGCGGCGGCGCGCGCCGGCGATTTCTGCGAAACCTGCCACGATGTGCCGCCGGCCGGGCCGCAGGGGCCGCCGCCGACGGTGCAGGTGCTGGGCCTGAGCACGGTGAACATAGGATGA
- a CDS encoding GPW/gp25 family protein translates to MNSPADSDFLGQGWAFPVTASGGKVQMAAGADDIRQALLIILQTAPGERVMLPAFGCRINELVFAAGNATAVSLAQLYVKQALDRWEPRIQTLQVNVTITPQQPNCLQIAVDYLIRDRNQPANLVFPFYLK, encoded by the coding sequence ATGAACAGTCCGGCGGACAGCGATTTCCTAGGCCAGGGCTGGGCCTTCCCGGTGACGGCCAGCGGCGGCAAGGTGCAGATGGCGGCCGGCGCCGACGACATCCGGCAGGCGCTGCTGATCATCCTGCAAACCGCGCCTGGCGAGCGGGTGATGCTGCCGGCCTTTGGCTGTCGCATCAACGAACTGGTGTTCGCGGCCGGCAACGCCACCGCTGTCAGCCTGGCGCAGCTGTATGTGAAGCAGGCGCTGGACCGCTGGGAACCTCGCATCCAGACCTTGCAGGTGAACGTGACGATTACGCCGCAGCAGCCGAACTGCCTGCAGATCGCGGTCGATTACCTGATCCGCGACCGCAACCAGCCGGCCAACCTGGTGTTTCCTTTTTATCTTAAATAA